The following are from one region of the Streptomyces decoyicus genome:
- a CDS encoding YxD-tail cyclophane-containing RiPP peptide: MATTPRTEPVVAVPPVPSAERLPVFDGVDVAALAEMTGHPMLREVAAQLVRNWVPAGEAVAYYDDGPGMWVSADPS; encoded by the coding sequence GTGGCGACTACCCCCCGCACCGAACCGGTGGTCGCCGTCCCGCCGGTGCCGTCGGCCGAGCGGCTGCCGGTCTTCGACGGGGTCGATGTGGCTGCGCTGGCCGAGATGACGGGGCATCCGATGCTCCGGGAAGTCGCGGCGCAGCTGGTGCGCAATTGGGTGCCGGCGGGCGAAGCGGTGGCCTACTACGACGACGGACCTGGCATGTGGGTTTCCGCCGACCCGTCCTGA
- a CDS encoding AAA family ATPase: protein MSDWLIYRGAGAPHDGIEHLPPPPPWRDFDGGPLVAPPAALDPSSERRLGVQHREASHHRPGETERELVNAALYLRRPLLVTGAPGSGKSTLAHSVAYELGLGRVLGWPVVSRSTLRDGLYDYDAIGRLQDLQIARADPAAGDGAATADADPTDEPGGGIGRYIRLGPLGTALLPAARPRVLLVDELDKSDIDLPNDLLNVLEEGEFRIPELERLAGSAPEVEVLSDDGARVTVRDGRVRCHAFPFIVLTSNGERDFPAPLLRRCIHLHIPAPDKERLAAMVRAHFGEGAAERYEAVIDRFLDREPGDVRAVDQLFNAIHLTQKAGWTDEDEEETRRRLTAELMRPLDRTR, encoded by the coding sequence GTGAGCGACTGGCTCATCTACCGTGGCGCGGGGGCACCGCACGACGGAATTGAGCACCTTCCGCCGCCACCACCATGGCGTGATTTCGACGGCGGCCCCCTCGTGGCGCCGCCGGCCGCCCTCGACCCCTCCTCCGAGCGCAGGCTCGGTGTGCAGCACCGGGAAGCCAGCCACCACCGCCCCGGCGAGACCGAGCGCGAGCTGGTCAATGCCGCCCTCTATCTGCGCCGGCCGCTGCTGGTGACCGGCGCTCCGGGCAGCGGCAAGAGCACCCTGGCCCATTCGGTCGCCTATGAACTCGGCCTCGGCCGGGTGCTCGGCTGGCCGGTCGTCAGCCGCAGCACGCTCCGCGACGGCCTGTACGACTACGACGCCATCGGCCGCCTCCAGGACCTCCAGATCGCCCGCGCCGACCCGGCCGCCGGGGACGGCGCGGCGACGGCGGACGCGGACCCCACCGACGAACCCGGCGGCGGCATCGGCCGCTATATCCGCCTCGGCCCGCTCGGTACGGCCCTGCTGCCCGCCGCCCGGCCCCGCGTGCTGCTCGTCGACGAGCTCGACAAGAGCGACATCGATCTGCCCAACGACCTCCTGAACGTGCTGGAGGAAGGGGAGTTCCGGATTCCGGAGCTGGAGCGGCTGGCCGGATCCGCCCCCGAGGTGGAGGTGCTCAGCGACGACGGCGCGCGGGTGACGGTGCGCGACGGCCGGGTGCGCTGCCATGCCTTCCCCTTCATCGTCCTCACCAGCAACGGCGAGCGCGACTTCCCGGCACCCCTGTTGCGCCGCTGTATCCACCTCCACATCCCGGCCCCCGACAAGGAGCGGCTCGCGGCCATGGTGCGGGCCCACTTCGGCGAGGGGGCCGCCGAGCGCTACGAAGCGGTGATCGACCGTTTCCTGGACCGTGAGCCCGGCGATGTGCGCGCCGTCGACCAGCTGTTCAACGCCATCCACCTCACACAGAAGGCGGGCTGGACGGACGAGGACGAGGAGGAGACCCGACGGCGTCTGACGGCGGAGCTGATGCGGCCTCTTGATCGGACGAGGTGA
- a CDS encoding FxsB family cyclophane-forming radical SAM/SPASM peptide maturase, which yields MVCETDRAAAVPFRQLVLKLHSRCNLACTYCYIYTSPDRSWRHRPRAAPPGTVRQTALRIAEHVAAHRLREIRIDLHGGEPLLTGPGPLLDQAQAIRAAVPAQCAVHFGVQTNGTLLTAASLGALADAGFRIGLSLDGGTAGLNRRRIDHAGRSSWPAASHAARLLSGRPGTFAGILCTIDLTADPAQVYRSLRAMGPPMLDFLLPHANWASPPPALVGAASPTPYGDWLCTAFDLWWDGPGQGLRVRLFAEIIGLLLGRPSSTEAVGLSPVVALVVDTDGAIEQVDSLKSAYEGAAATGLDVFRHSFDEALAHPGMAARRQGRDGLGDQCRACALVEVCGGGNYAHRYRDAGSGFRNPSVYCGDLERLIRHIARRLKASLEPTGRLPR from the coding sequence GTGGTGTGCGAGACCGACCGGGCCGCCGCGGTCCCCTTCCGGCAGCTCGTCCTGAAGCTGCACAGCCGCTGCAACCTCGCCTGCACCTACTGCTACATCTACACCAGCCCTGACCGCAGTTGGCGCCACCGCCCGCGGGCCGCCCCGCCGGGCACCGTACGCCAGACCGCCCTGCGCATCGCCGAGCACGTCGCCGCCCACCGGCTGCGTGAGATCCGCATCGACCTGCACGGCGGAGAACCCCTGCTCACCGGTCCCGGCCCGCTCCTCGACCAGGCGCAGGCCATCCGGGCGGCGGTCCCCGCGCAGTGCGCGGTGCACTTCGGGGTGCAGACCAACGGCACCCTCCTCACCGCCGCGTCGCTCGGGGCGCTGGCCGACGCGGGGTTCCGGATCGGGCTGAGCCTGGACGGCGGCACCGCCGGGCTCAACCGCCGCCGGATCGATCACGCGGGCCGGTCCTCCTGGCCCGCGGCCTCCCACGCCGCACGGCTGCTGTCCGGGCGTCCCGGAACGTTCGCGGGCATCCTGTGCACCATCGATCTCACCGCCGATCCGGCACAGGTCTACCGCAGCCTGCGGGCGATGGGCCCTCCCATGCTCGACTTCCTCCTCCCGCACGCCAACTGGGCCAGCCCGCCCCCGGCCCTCGTGGGCGCGGCGAGCCCCACCCCGTACGGAGACTGGCTGTGCACCGCGTTCGACCTCTGGTGGGACGGTCCGGGCCAGGGACTGCGGGTCCGGCTGTTCGCCGAGATCATCGGCTTGCTCCTGGGGCGGCCCAGCTCCACGGAAGCGGTCGGGCTCTCACCCGTCGTGGCCCTGGTGGTGGACACCGACGGTGCCATCGAGCAGGTGGACTCGCTCAAGTCCGCCTACGAGGGAGCGGCCGCGACCGGCCTGGACGTCTTCCGGCACAGCTTCGACGAAGCCCTCGCGCACCCGGGCATGGCCGCCCGCAGACAGGGCCGGGACGGGCTCGGCGACCAGTGCCGCGCCTGTGCGCTGGTGGAGGTCTGCGGCGGCGGGAACTACGCCCACCGCTACCGCGACGCCGGCAGCGGCTTCCGTAACCCGTCCGTGTACTGCGGGGATCTGGAGAGACTGATCCGGCACATCGCACGGCGCCTGAAGGCGTCCCTGGAACCAACCGGACGGCTCCCGAGATGA
- the fxsT gene encoding FxSxx-COOH system tetratricopeptide repeat protein: MADQSSSAGAADHITISYAGFARPWAAWLSHQLEQLGHHTTMLRWDPQADTALAEELSGLLTAEGRLLMVLDDWYFRLGPKTQEEWTAALREVVSPHADRFAAVSVATQSLPATASLLRPADLRDLDATEANRRVLNRLGIAVTGPVANEDAPGAPRFPNDPPEIWNIPRRNNRFTGRDDALEELYGKLAGSGGNSGPPLETRLALYGISGVGKSQIAAEYAHRFGNDYDVVWWISATNRGAAREQLAELASRLGLPVGQEIGDRIRAVHEALRTGRPYRRWLLIFDSADDMEQIEDLVPDGRGHVLITTLTRDWSGSGSAQEIEVLPFTRIESVAYARRRAPRLTSRDADDLSDAVQDLPLLLAQTAAWLDANPMPPREYIELIRRGEPSLVGIRISTDYPMAFQTSWAITLNTLRERSPAAVELLKLFAFFAPDAIPVPKLAKARRGDLPEHLADLAAEPISWNTALRRLTESTAVRLDYQVSSGQDPAVETAQMHRLYHRFLRSDMTEEERDALSAAACRVLVSADPQNPFDTREWDRYAELIPHLEPAGALDSADPSVQGLVVNCVEYLRVRGEYRMGLRLCEQFMFRWKTRLAPTQRTMLVLTHQHANMLRRLGRYREAEAVGSAIVDELESERAERAGDGGTGRVEADADLLRAKDGLAGTLMTLGAYQRACDLFEEVAAHYTELLGPEAPRTVASRNNLAIALGLLGRYPEALALLREVVTIRERELRARHHLTLGTGTGYARMLRLTGEYRDALSRQELNARLHRQVMGLHTPQTLRAEHNLALCMRRMGDTAQAGALMADVVERSKRVLGVRHPDTFMMQADHATFLREHGDLGRARELAEEVAERYRTLVGEKHPYALGTLANAGLVRSEFGEHAQALALATQALEGMTAAVGADHPWTLGCALNAAAARNRADDEEGAVELGRDTMQRAAEALGDTHPLTLSAKTALADDLRALRRARDASKLEQEAVQQLTDTLGAEHPHTVSARRRRRPYWDFEPQPV, translated from the coding sequence ATGGCCGATCAGTCCAGTTCCGCCGGCGCCGCCGACCACATCACGATCAGCTATGCGGGCTTCGCCAGGCCGTGGGCGGCCTGGCTCTCGCATCAGCTGGAGCAGCTGGGGCACCACACGACGATGCTCCGCTGGGATCCGCAGGCGGACACCGCCCTGGCGGAGGAGCTGTCGGGACTGCTCACGGCCGAGGGCCGGCTGCTGATGGTGCTCGACGACTGGTATTTCCGGCTGGGCCCCAAGACGCAGGAGGAGTGGACGGCCGCACTGCGCGAAGTGGTCTCCCCGCACGCCGACCGGTTCGCGGCGGTGAGCGTGGCCACCCAGAGCCTGCCCGCCACGGCCTCCCTGCTGCGCCCCGCCGACCTGCGCGACCTGGACGCGACCGAAGCCAACCGCCGGGTGCTGAACCGGCTGGGCATCGCGGTGACCGGCCCGGTCGCGAACGAGGACGCGCCCGGCGCACCGCGCTTTCCGAACGATCCCCCCGAGATCTGGAACATCCCCCGCCGCAACAACCGCTTCACCGGCCGCGACGACGCACTGGAAGAGCTGTACGGCAAGCTGGCGGGCTCCGGGGGGAACTCCGGCCCGCCCCTGGAGACCCGTCTCGCGCTGTACGGCATCTCCGGCGTGGGCAAGAGCCAGATCGCCGCCGAGTACGCCCACCGCTTCGGCAACGACTACGACGTGGTGTGGTGGATCAGCGCCACGAACCGCGGTGCGGCGCGCGAGCAGCTGGCGGAGCTGGCCTCCCGGCTCGGGCTGCCCGTGGGGCAGGAGATCGGCGACCGGATCCGGGCGGTCCACGAGGCGTTGCGTACCGGCCGCCCCTACCGCCGCTGGCTGCTGATCTTCGACAGCGCCGACGACATGGAGCAGATCGAGGACCTGGTCCCCGACGGCCGCGGCCATGTCCTCATCACCACCCTCACCCGCGACTGGTCGGGCTCCGGCAGCGCCCAGGAGATCGAGGTCCTCCCCTTCACCCGCATCGAGAGCGTCGCCTACGCGCGGCGGCGGGCCCCGCGGCTGACGTCGAGGGACGCGGACGACCTCTCCGACGCCGTACAGGACCTGCCGCTGCTGCTGGCCCAGACCGCGGCCTGGCTGGACGCCAACCCGATGCCGCCGCGGGAGTACATCGAGCTGATCCGGCGGGGCGAGCCGAGCCTCGTCGGGATCCGCATCTCCACCGACTACCCGATGGCCTTCCAGACCAGTTGGGCCATAACCCTCAACACCCTGCGCGAGCGCAGCCCCGCCGCCGTCGAACTGCTCAAGCTGTTCGCCTTCTTCGCCCCCGACGCGATCCCCGTCCCCAAACTGGCCAAGGCCCGCCGCGGGGACCTGCCCGAGCACCTCGCCGATCTCGCGGCCGAGCCGATCAGCTGGAACACGGCCCTGCGGCGGCTGACCGAATCCACCGCCGTACGCCTGGACTACCAGGTCTCCTCGGGGCAGGACCCGGCCGTCGAAACCGCCCAGATGCACCGGCTCTACCACCGCTTCCTGCGCAGCGACATGACCGAGGAGGAGCGGGACGCGCTGTCCGCGGCGGCCTGCCGGGTGCTGGTCTCCGCCGATCCGCAGAACCCCTTCGACACCCGGGAGTGGGACCGCTACGCCGAGCTCATCCCGCATCTGGAGCCGGCCGGTGCGCTGGACAGCGCGGACCCGTCGGTGCAGGGGCTGGTCGTCAACTGCGTCGAGTACCTCCGGGTGCGCGGCGAGTACCGCATGGGGCTGCGGCTGTGCGAACAGTTCATGTTCCGGTGGAAGACCAGGCTGGCACCGACGCAGCGCACGATGCTGGTGCTCACCCACCAGCACGCCAACATGCTGCGGCGGCTGGGCCGTTACCGCGAGGCGGAGGCGGTCGGCAGCGCCATCGTGGACGAGCTGGAGTCCGAGCGCGCCGAGCGCGCGGGGGACGGCGGGACCGGCCGCGTCGAGGCCGACGCGGATCTGCTGCGGGCCAAGGACGGACTGGCCGGGACCTTGATGACGCTGGGGGCCTACCAACGGGCGTGCGACCTGTTCGAAGAGGTCGCCGCGCACTACACCGAACTGCTCGGCCCCGAAGCCCCGCGCACCGTGGCGTCACGCAACAACCTCGCCATCGCGCTGGGTCTGCTCGGACGGTACCCGGAAGCGCTGGCCCTGCTGCGCGAGGTGGTCACGATCCGGGAGCGGGAGCTGCGCGCCCGCCACCACCTGACCCTCGGCACCGGAACGGGCTACGCCCGGATGCTGCGGCTGACCGGCGAGTACCGCGACGCCCTCTCGCGCCAGGAGCTGAACGCGCGGCTGCACCGCCAGGTGATGGGCCTGCACACCCCGCAGACCCTGCGCGCCGAGCACAATCTCGCGCTGTGCATGCGGCGCATGGGCGACACCGCACAGGCGGGCGCGCTGATGGCGGATGTCGTCGAGCGCAGCAAGCGGGTGCTGGGAGTGCGGCACCCGGACACCTTCATGATGCAGGCGGACCACGCCACGTTCCTGCGCGAACACGGCGACCTCGGCCGGGCCCGTGAACTGGCCGAAGAGGTCGCCGAGCGCTACCGCACGCTGGTCGGGGAGAAGCATCCGTACGCCCTGGGGACGCTCGCCAACGCGGGTCTGGTGCGGTCCGAATTCGGCGAGCACGCACAGGCGCTGGCCCTGGCGACGCAGGCGCTCGAAGGGATGACCGCGGCCGTGGGCGCCGATCACCCCTGGACACTGGGCTGTGCGCTGAACGCCGCCGCGGCCCGCAACCGCGCCGACGACGAGGAAGGCGCCGTCGAGCTGGGCCGGGACACCATGCAGCGCGCCGCCGAGGCGCTGGGCGACACACATCCGCTGACCCTCTCGGCGAAGACCGCACTCGCCGACGACCTGCGGGCGCTGCGCCGGGCCAGGGACGCCTCGAAGCTGGAGCAGGAGGCCGTACAGCAGCTCACCGACACCCTCGGGGCCGAGCATCCGCACACGGTCTCGGCCCGCCGCCGGCGCCGCCCCTACTGGGACTTCGAGCCGCAGCCCGTGTGA
- a CDS encoding SAV_2336 N-terminal domain-related protein: MPLGEPGPGPLDELVARLTAAGLPADARGMADALWLAQWITPGGSRAEGPADAGPLRAKGHDSTDPATFRVGSAVSVAPGGALPAGSGAGPSDADPSSSALRDSARRRVAELLPTRDERLPDPDRQRLGEVAVPIASAFPGLLPLQRALRPIQRYRPPVAPVRRKLDEPATAELSAHAEMIIPVLRGVHRRAAALRLLMDGSSSMAVWEQMLHDLRQVCERVGAFRDVTVHYLHPHGADIGVAAAPGPGRPLRPADQLHDPTGHHLTLVVSDCAGPLWRDGRMQRLLYRWAADAPLAVVQPLPQRMWARTLLPAVAGTLVRRQGPYQALDFRPARRRRRPAGAPGAPSQAPRERAIPVLSATPSALGSWARLAAADAGLSLRGAASVVRADHGEGHPAGPPPVSGPAAPARMVREFDQQASPAARLLAVHLSAVPLALPVIQLVQRAMLPQTGPAELAEVLLSGLVTQLPADERPSGEQAGVSGPWYDFVPGVRDELLGRLSAGEAALVLKHCSLYVERTFGRSARNFPAVAVAMLSGSGREPETGQRAVPEPFARVSERVLRRFEPALRPPARQPYVSDGPAAEGAALLERYEQDRAVRDLIEAVRLLRAATERLPVAGTDLARALLHAWAKWRQPDALEEAERAGRAAERATARGAADDQEAATGREAERTRALIVLGRVGHARAQERRSAGTPAEERTALADAARHLHAACGLMSLLDPRVLESIVLRTEVLRRLAALPAADPPQDGDMAADDPLDEAERSLTTLLDQWPSGEQVPGEVYAARGGVLLDQARRAARDHGEGPRPVEALAVRAADDLDTATVLLRRRGSTADRLVCETLLDLAAARQLNGGAGLPSVLPTLERARAMARELDDRALEAASLRRTAAVQRAVHTRTGALTALDAAIAALAAALRLTTPDSPEHSSLLAERGAALLLRARLEPADGPGKRLANEAVHVLREALGRVGPQDPDLGNHRLLFGRALRLRYERQPSLADLHEADWILELAARGVDVPDSVSAEAWLEVGDVQLLLDRRFDSRERHDRAAACFRRAAAAARRADSPLLAARAHHRRGEVLEVTAGPRSALHAYRESWEQWQRAAEDTGDEAQRTRARMRALETTA; this comes from the coding sequence GTGCCCCTCGGGGAGCCCGGCCCAGGCCCCCTCGACGAACTCGTCGCCCGGCTGACGGCGGCGGGGCTGCCGGCCGATGCCCGCGGGATGGCCGATGCCCTCTGGCTCGCCCAGTGGATCACCCCGGGCGGGTCACGGGCGGAGGGCCCCGCGGACGCAGGGCCCCTCCGTGCGAAGGGTCACGACAGTACAGATCCGGCCACTTTCCGGGTGGGATCGGCCGTATCCGTGGCTCCCGGTGGTGCACTGCCGGCGGGCAGCGGCGCCGGTCCCTCGGACGCCGACCCGTCCTCGTCCGCCCTCCGGGACAGCGCCCGGCGCCGCGTCGCGGAGCTGCTGCCCACCCGGGACGAGCGGCTCCCCGACCCGGACCGGCAGCGCCTGGGCGAGGTCGCCGTCCCGATCGCCTCCGCGTTCCCCGGGCTGCTGCCGCTCCAGCGCGCGCTGCGGCCCATCCAGCGCTACCGCCCCCCGGTCGCCCCGGTCCGCCGCAAGCTGGACGAGCCCGCCACCGCCGAGCTCTCCGCCCACGCCGAAATGATCATCCCGGTGCTGCGCGGGGTGCACCGCCGCGCGGCCGCGCTGCGGCTGCTGATGGACGGCTCGTCCTCGATGGCCGTCTGGGAGCAGATGCTGCACGACCTGCGCCAGGTCTGCGAACGGGTCGGCGCCTTCCGTGATGTGACGGTGCATTACCTCCACCCGCACGGCGCGGACATCGGCGTCGCGGCGGCCCCCGGCCCCGGCCGCCCGCTGCGCCCCGCCGACCAGCTGCACGACCCGACGGGCCACCACCTCACCCTCGTCGTCAGCGACTGCGCCGGCCCCCTGTGGCGGGACGGGCGGATGCAGCGGCTGCTCTACCGCTGGGCGGCCGACGCCCCGCTCGCCGTGGTCCAGCCGCTGCCGCAGCGGATGTGGGCGCGCACCCTGCTGCCCGCCGTCGCCGGCACCCTCGTCCGCCGCCAGGGCCCCTACCAAGCCCTCGACTTCCGGCCGGCCCGCCGTCGCCGGCGTCCCGCCGGGGCACCGGGCGCGCCGTCCCAAGCGCCCCGCGAACGCGCCATCCCGGTCCTCTCCGCCACTCCCTCCGCCCTCGGCTCCTGGGCCCGGCTGGCCGCCGCCGACGCCGGTCTCTCGCTGCGCGGCGCGGCCTCCGTCGTCCGGGCCGACCACGGCGAAGGGCATCCGGCCGGGCCGCCGCCGGTGTCCGGGCCCGCCGCACCGGCCCGTATGGTCCGCGAGTTCGACCAGCAGGCCTCACCCGCCGCCCGCCTGCTCGCCGTCCATCTCTCGGCCGTCCCGCTCGCCCTCCCCGTCATCCAGCTCGTCCAGCGCGCGATGCTGCCGCAGACCGGCCCGGCGGAGCTGGCCGAGGTGCTGCTCAGCGGCCTGGTCACGCAACTTCCGGCGGACGAACGGCCGTCGGGCGAGCAGGCCGGGGTGAGCGGCCCCTGGTACGACTTCGTGCCCGGCGTGCGCGACGAACTCCTCGGCCGGCTCAGTGCGGGCGAGGCCGCCCTGGTCCTCAAGCACTGCTCGCTCTACGTCGAGCGCACCTTCGGCCGCAGCGCCCGCAACTTCCCGGCCGTCGCGGTCGCCATGCTCTCCGGCAGCGGCCGTGAGCCCGAGACCGGCCAGCGGGCCGTCCCCGAACCCTTCGCCCGGGTCTCGGAACGTGTGCTGCGCCGCTTCGAACCGGCCCTGCGCCCGCCCGCCCGGCAGCCGTATGTGTCCGACGGCCCCGCCGCGGAAGGCGCCGCCCTCCTGGAGCGCTACGAACAGGACCGCGCCGTCCGGGACCTGATCGAGGCCGTCCGGCTGCTGCGCGCGGCCACCGAACGGCTGCCCGTGGCCGGTACGGACCTCGCGCGCGCCCTGCTGCACGCCTGGGCGAAGTGGCGCCAGCCGGACGCCCTGGAGGAGGCGGAGCGCGCGGGACGCGCGGCGGAACGGGCCACGGCCCGTGGCGCCGCCGACGACCAGGAGGCCGCCACCGGCCGGGAGGCCGAGCGCACCCGGGCGCTGATCGTGCTCGGCCGGGTCGGCCACGCCCGCGCCCAGGAACGCCGGAGCGCCGGCACCCCCGCCGAGGAGCGCACCGCGCTCGCCGACGCCGCCCGCCATCTGCACGCCGCCTGCGGGCTGATGAGCCTGCTCGACCCCCGCGTCCTGGAGAGCATCGTGCTCCGCACCGAGGTCCTGCGCCGACTGGCCGCCCTGCCCGCCGCCGACCCTCCGCAGGACGGCGACATGGCGGCCGACGACCCCCTGGACGAGGCGGAACGCTCCCTCACCACCCTCCTCGACCAGTGGCCCAGCGGTGAGCAGGTGCCCGGCGAGGTCTATGCCGCCCGGGGCGGCGTCCTGCTCGACCAGGCCCGCCGGGCCGCCCGAGACCACGGGGAAGGACCGCGCCCCGTCGAGGCGCTCGCCGTCCGCGCCGCCGACGACCTCGACACCGCCACCGTCCTGCTGCGCCGCCGCGGCAGCACCGCCGACCGGCTGGTCTGCGAGACGCTGCTCGACCTCGCGGCGGCCCGGCAGCTGAACGGCGGCGCGGGGCTGCCGTCCGTGCTGCCCACCCTCGAACGCGCCCGTGCGATGGCCCGTGAACTCGACGACCGGGCGCTGGAAGCGGCCAGTCTGCGCCGTACGGCCGCCGTGCAGCGCGCCGTGCACACCCGTACCGGTGCGCTGACCGCCCTCGACGCCGCCATTGCCGCGCTGGCCGCCGCGCTGCGTCTGACCACCCCCGATTCGCCCGAGCACAGCTCGCTGCTCGCCGAACGCGGCGCGGCGCTGCTGCTGCGCGCCCGGCTGGAGCCGGCCGACGGACCGGGCAAACGCCTGGCCAACGAGGCGGTGCACGTCCTGCGCGAGGCGCTGGGCCGGGTCGGGCCGCAGGACCCCGACCTCGGCAACCACCGCCTGCTGTTCGGCCGTGCCCTGCGGCTGCGCTACGAACGCCAGCCCTCGCTGGCCGATCTGCACGAGGCCGACTGGATCCTGGAGCTGGCCGCCCGCGGTGTGGACGTACCGGACTCGGTCTCGGCCGAGGCCTGGCTCGAAGTGGGCGATGTCCAGCTGCTGTTGGACCGCCGCTTCGACTCCCGCGAGCGCCACGACCGGGCCGCCGCCTGCTTCCGCCGCGCCGCCGCGGCCGCCCGGCGGGCCGACAGCCCCCTGCTGGCAGCCCGTGCCCACCACCGCCGCGGCGAGGTCCTGGAGGTCACCGCAGGTCCCCGTTCCGCGCTGCACGCCTACCGCGAGAGCTGGGAACAGTGGCAGCGCGCCGCCGAGGACACCGGCGACGAGGCCCAGCGTACCCGCGCCCGGATGCGCGCCCTCGAAACCACCGCCTGA